From a region of the Lysinibacillus irui genome:
- a CDS encoding DNA polymerase III subunit alpha: protein MYLNVMTEMDTLKSTIKVEALAEFLKQNQVTTCAVTNTNLFRMMEFVSIFKKHNLKPVIALRVKVAFGSNNVLPILLYAKDKTGYGNLIKASSGIMQSDDGLMKLNWLKPYSEGIIAVIPILENHWLSSTDEIEIIQDIFKNDMYFGVVRTNFIRHSEEHTIQELAKLLDIKITSLNESCYLHKDDAFAYDVLRAIEKGDKISSFEVLDNSKYLPSPLELQQRYKDKPEWLKTASAILEACHVDFGEYQAHMPVYPLKNVETPKECLYRLAYEGLKIRKQGLIPKEYKERLDFELDVISKMGYESYFLIVADFMAFSKRAGILTGPGRGSSASSLVAYSLQITQVDPLQYQLLFERFLNPNRISLPDIDIDFIDTRRFEVIQYVNEKYGKDHVAQILTVGTLTAKAVARDVGRVLNYEEAELKAMSTLIDKSKATNIKDVYKKSKEFQEFVNRDNRNQIWFDTCCRLEGVSRNKSTHAAGLVLTPKPLVNYVPVQKGNDGVYLTQWTMNEVEAEGILKMDFLGLANLRIIDNILSSLEKTYHIKPTLDTIPMDDLNTFNLLQNGLTEGIFQLESPGMRDALNQIKPTKFEDIIAINALYRPGPMEFIPTYAKRKHGLEKVSYLHPLLEPILKETYGIIIYQEQIMRIAQVFAGFTLGEADLLRRAIGKKKREILEEQQAIFVKGAVNQNHDVKVAEEIYSLIVKFAEYGFPKSHATAYSFITYRMAFLKANYPSHFYAALLDQANGNVQKIKRILAEMKERKVAILPIDIQKSKVTNTSESKGVRLGLLNVKSIGESKLNTYMNAEIGSDLFEYARNVGSNFDNKAMEALIKAGAFDQVFKQKRGTLLASLERAADYSYTDESLDFGFGKPTYAEQTNKDNCYKLEIEACGFSVSNHPVENIRSVELQDNTNSGAVGQFVKVPGLIEAVKVTITKKDEKMAFVTVSDEFGTSSVTVFPSLYNKIKPLLVEGNIILVTGKIEQKYNKKSITANKLAMFQ, encoded by the coding sequence ATGTATCTAAACGTTATGACGGAAATGGACACATTAAAAAGTACGATTAAAGTAGAGGCCTTAGCAGAGTTTCTTAAACAAAATCAAGTAACAACATGCGCTGTAACAAATACGAATTTGTTTAGAATGATGGAGTTTGTTTCGATTTTCAAAAAACACAATTTAAAGCCTGTTATTGCGTTAAGAGTAAAAGTTGCATTTGGTTCAAATAACGTGTTGCCGATCTTGTTATATGCAAAGGATAAAACAGGATATGGCAACCTAATTAAAGCATCGAGCGGCATAATGCAAAGCGATGATGGTTTGATGAAATTAAATTGGTTGAAACCTTATTCTGAAGGAATTATTGCTGTTATCCCGATATTAGAAAATCACTGGTTAAGTTCTACCGATGAAATCGAAATAATTCAGGATATTTTTAAGAACGACATGTATTTTGGTGTAGTACGTACTAACTTTATTAGACATAGTGAGGAGCATACAATACAGGAATTGGCCAAGTTATTAGATATCAAAATTACATCCCTCAATGAAAGTTGTTATCTTCATAAAGATGATGCCTTTGCTTACGATGTTTTAAGAGCTATAGAAAAAGGTGATAAAATTTCATCATTTGAGGTATTAGACAACTCTAAATATCTTCCATCTCCTTTAGAGTTGCAGCAACGGTATAAAGATAAACCAGAATGGCTAAAAACCGCTTCAGCGATACTTGAAGCTTGCCATGTTGATTTTGGTGAATATCAAGCACACATGCCTGTATACCCATTAAAAAACGTGGAAACGCCTAAAGAATGTTTATATAGGCTTGCCTACGAAGGATTGAAAATACGAAAACAAGGTTTGATACCTAAAGAGTATAAAGAGCGCTTAGATTTTGAACTTGATGTAATAAGCAAGATGGGGTATGAAAGTTACTTTTTGATTGTTGCTGATTTTATGGCGTTTTCAAAGAGGGCAGGTATCCTAACTGGACCAGGAAGAGGTTCTTCCGCAAGTTCATTAGTGGCCTATAGTTTACAAATTACTCAGGTGGATCCACTACAGTATCAGTTATTATTTGAGCGATTCTTAAACCCCAATCGTATCTCACTACCAGACATAGATATTGATTTTATCGATACACGGAGATTCGAGGTCATTCAATATGTAAATGAGAAATATGGGAAGGATCATGTGGCTCAAATATTAACCGTTGGGACACTTACTGCAAAAGCGGTCGCGCGTGATGTTGGTCGAGTATTAAATTATGAGGAAGCCGAATTAAAAGCAATGTCTACTCTTATTGATAAATCAAAGGCTACTAATATAAAAGATGTTTACAAGAAATCAAAAGAGTTTCAGGAGTTTGTAAACCGAGATAATCGTAATCAAATTTGGTTTGATACATGTTGCAGACTAGAAGGAGTATCACGAAACAAGTCTACACATGCTGCAGGGCTAGTTCTCACACCAAAACCTTTAGTAAACTATGTACCGGTTCAGAAAGGAAACGACGGTGTGTATTTAACTCAATGGACAATGAACGAAGTAGAAGCGGAAGGAATTCTTAAAATGGACTTTTTAGGATTAGCCAATTTAAGAATTATTGACAATATCCTTTCTTCGCTTGAAAAAACATATCATATTAAACCGACGTTAGATACGATACCAATGGACGACTTAAATACATTCAATCTATTACAAAATGGATTAACTGAAGGTATTTTTCAATTGGAGTCACCTGGTATGCGTGATGCTTTAAATCAAATAAAGCCGACTAAATTTGAAGATATAATTGCGATAAATGCATTATATCGTCCAGGACCAATGGAGTTTATTCCGACTTATGCAAAGCGTAAACATGGTCTTGAAAAGGTATCTTATCTACATCCGCTTCTGGAACCAATCTTAAAAGAGACATACGGAATTATAATTTACCAGGAGCAGATCATGAGGATAGCACAAGTCTTTGCAGGTTTTACATTGGGAGAGGCTGATTTGTTGCGTCGAGCAATTGGTAAAAAGAAACGTGAAATATTAGAAGAACAACAAGCAATATTTGTTAAAGGTGCTGTTAATCAAAATCACGATGTAAAAGTAGCTGAGGAGATTTATTCACTAATTGTTAAATTTGCAGAGTATGGATTCCCTAAGAGCCATGCTACAGCTTATAGCTTTATTACCTATCGTATGGCATTTTTGAAAGCAAATTATCCTTCACATTTTTATGCTGCATTATTGGATCAAGCAAACGGTAATGTCCAGAAAATTAAACGGATACTTGCTGAAATGAAAGAAAGAAAGGTTGCTATTCTACCAATAGACATTCAAAAATCTAAAGTAACGAATACTTCAGAAAGTAAAGGTGTTCGACTAGGTTTGTTAAACGTTAAAAGCATTGGTGAAAGCAAATTGAATACTTATATGAATGCTGAGATAGGTAGTGATCTATTTGAATATGCAAGAAATGTTGGTTCCAATTTTGACAATAAAGCCATGGAAGCACTAATTAAAGCGGGAGCTTTTGACCAGGTATTTAAGCAAAAGCGAGGTACCCTGTTGGCATCATTAGAACGAGCTGCAGACTATTCATATACTGATGAATCCTTAGACTTTGGTTTTGGGAAGCCTACATATGCTGAACAAACAAATAAGGATAACTGCTACAAATTAGAAATAGAAGCCTGCGGTTTCTCTGTTTCCAATCATCCGGTTGAAAATATTCGGTCTGTTGAGCTTCAGGACAATACAAATTCAGGTGCTGTTGGCCAATTTGTAAAAGTACCAGGATTAATCGAAGCGGTTAAAGTAACGATAACAAAGAAGGATGAGAAAATGGCCTTTGTAACAGTATCCGATGAATTTGGAACAAGTAGTGTTACCGTCTTCCCATCCTTGTATAACAAAATTAAACCGTTATTAGTTGAAGGGAATATAATACTTGTTACTGGAAAAATCGAACAAAAATACAACAAGAAATCAATAACAGCAAATAAATTAGCTATGTTCCAATAG
- a CDS encoding hotdog family protein, translating to MSLKVGDIITFERTFTVRDVELFTAISGDEGIHHITPDEKGRLVVQGLLTATLPTKVGGDHNVLARKMNFEFFRPVFTEDTIICEVKIEKYERQENNRISILATFLCINQNEKQVLSGNFSGVILTGH from the coding sequence ATGTCATTAAAAGTAGGAGATATCATAACGTTTGAACGGACTTTTACAGTAAGGGATGTTGAATTATTTACAGCGATATCTGGTGATGAAGGGATTCATCATATAACCCCGGATGAAAAGGGAAGACTTGTAGTTCAAGGGTTATTAACAGCAACCCTGCCAACAAAGGTAGGCGGAGATCATAACGTACTCGCTAGAAAAATGAATTTTGAGTTTTTCAGACCTGTGTTTACGGAGGATACAATCATTTGTGAAGTGAAAATTGAAAAATATGAAAGGCAAGAAAATAATAGAATATCTATTTTGGCAACTTTCCTATGCATTAACCAAAATGAGAAACAAGTATTAAGCGGAAACTTTTCGGGAGTAATATTAACAGGGCATTAG
- a CDS encoding MBL fold metallo-hydrolase, with protein sequence MGKSCIIFFERKFPSANMVLIKDMLPILIDTGFGSDAEETVHLIKDAGVLPEELHLIVNTHYHSDHVGGNFHLQNNYGVKIAAHKWDAHLINACNHEACSAEWLDQPVEPYHVDLKLSDNDEIHTGSRTFQVLHTPGHTLGHISLYEPEEEIFIYGDLFHRNDIGWLNIFREGVSSIQRSLESVDRVSKLRIKQAYSGHGPQIDDPLNSIDTARNRLEKWLKSPDKVSWHACKRIFAFTLIMKNGLAKEEIDNYLLTCGWFQDFARYAFQLQPEEFIQVLLDEMIRSGAANWYNNHLIATAPYVAAQNKWMDRNIKPKDWKTT encoded by the coding sequence ATGGGGAAATCTTGTATTATTTTCTTTGAAAGAAAATTTCCAAGTGCCAATATGGTTCTTATTAAGGATATGCTTCCTATCCTGATTGACACTGGTTTTGGAAGTGATGCAGAAGAAACGGTACATTTAATTAAAGATGCAGGTGTTTTGCCCGAGGAATTACACCTTATTGTAAACACCCACTATCATAGTGACCATGTAGGAGGAAATTTTCATCTTCAAAATAATTATGGAGTAAAGATTGCTGCACATAAGTGGGATGCACATTTAATTAATGCTTGTAATCATGAAGCCTGTAGTGCTGAGTGGTTAGATCAGCCTGTGGAACCTTACCATGTCGATTTGAAGCTCTCTGATAACGATGAAATTCATACAGGCAGCAGAACCTTTCAAGTCCTGCATACCCCTGGCCACACGCTAGGACATATTTCCCTATATGAACCTGAAGAAGAGATATTCATTTACGGGGATCTTTTTCACAGAAATGATATCGGCTGGTTAAACATCTTTAGGGAGGGTGTTTCATCTATTCAACGATCTTTAGAAAGTGTAGATCGAGTTTCCAAGCTTCGTATCAAGCAGGCCTATTCAGGACATGGACCACAGATAGATGATCCACTCAATTCCATTGATACGGCAAGGAACCGTCTTGAAAAGTGGCTCAAAAGCCCAGACAAAGTTTCATGGCACGCCTGCAAAAGAATTTTTGCCTTCACATTAATCATGAAAAACGGATTGGCGAAAGAAGAAATCGATAACTACCTTCTAACATGTGGTTGGTTCCAAGATTTTGCACGCTACGCTTTTCAGCTTCAGCCAGAAGAATTTATCCAAGTCCTTCTTGATGAAATGATTCGTTCAGGAGCTGCAAACTGGTATAATAATCATTTAATCGCCACAGCACCCTACGTAGCAGCACAAAATAAATGGATGGATAGGAACATCAAGCCGAAGGATTGGAAAACTACATAG
- a CDS encoding DMT family transporter, whose product MNMNKKNAEFLMLTVALAWGCSYLMMKVGLDIISPFNLIALRFGIAFVCLALIFLPRFRELTSVALGKGILMGVLIFLIFACLSIGVDKTAASTAAFLASTTVIIVPILECCLKRILPNKSIVFSVLLVIVGLYLLTVKDTITLDEGAVYCLFTALFYAIYIIILDRIAKKENTLLISIIQLGVDSLLGVLFMLCFETPTLPQTTVQWGAILGLGIFCSAYGFLIQPIAQRYTSSERIGLIFSLEPLFAAIISFIFLHEILDIKGYIGATLIFSGVVYSQLKNKNKKDIATTDIRSKDIAT is encoded by the coding sequence ATGAATATGAATAAAAAGAATGCTGAATTTCTCATGTTGACCGTAGCACTAGCATGGGGCTGTTCCTACCTTATGATGAAAGTGGGACTTGATATTATTAGCCCTTTTAATTTGATTGCTTTGCGTTTCGGAATTGCATTTGTTTGTTTGGCTTTAATTTTCCTGCCTCGCTTCCGTGAACTTACCTCAGTAGCTTTAGGTAAAGGCATTCTAATGGGTGTTTTGATATTCCTAATATTTGCTTGTTTGTCAATTGGAGTAGATAAGACGGCAGCTTCCACAGCTGCGTTCTTGGCAAGCACTACCGTTATTATTGTTCCAATATTAGAATGCTGCTTAAAGCGTATACTTCCCAACAAGTCAATTGTGTTCAGTGTTCTATTGGTGATTGTTGGTTTGTATCTTTTGACAGTAAAAGATACAATTACCTTAGATGAAGGGGCGGTATACTGCCTGTTTACGGCATTATTTTATGCAATATATATTATTATTCTTGACAGGATTGCAAAAAAGGAAAACACGCTCCTTATCAGTATTATTCAATTAGGGGTTGATTCTCTTCTGGGAGTACTATTCATGCTATGCTTTGAAACACCTACATTACCGCAAACCACGGTACAATGGGGTGCAATTCTTGGACTTGGAATATTTTGTAGTGCTTATGGCTTTCTTATCCAACCAATCGCCCAACGTTATACGTCATCTGAAAGGATTGGTTTGATTTTTTCGTTAGAACCTTTATTTGCAGCTATCATATCTTTTATATTCCTACATGAAATATTAGATATAAAAGGCTACATAGGAGCTACTTTGATTTTTTCTGGTGTTGTATACTCACAATTAAAAAATAAAAATAAAAAGGATATCGCAACAACAGATATTAGATCAAAAGATATTGCAACATGA
- a CDS encoding LysR family transcriptional regulator produces MNSYYALIKAIETGSFTKAAEELGYTQSAISQMVHSLEEELSTTLILRSRTGITLTPDGEEFLPFIKNICNSHRELLEKQKEMKGLQSGLIRIGTFSSVSCNWLPGLMKDFKEQYPNVHFELHQGGYTSISDWIKEGTVDFGFVNPEAVSKLTTIPLQEDEMLAVLPKKHRLSTQTIVSLKDLTKEPFILLDEIGLSEPLTVFQQNKLEPNIQFRVYDDFAIMSMIEKGLGISILPKLVLSRCPYNIETKAISPSVARTISLAYKDKKVLPIASRYFIDFIIERYSTA; encoded by the coding sequence ATGAATTCGTATTATGCTTTAATCAAAGCTATAGAAACAGGGAGTTTTACCAAAGCAGCTGAAGAACTTGGCTATACTCAATCCGCCATTAGCCAAATGGTGCATTCATTAGAGGAAGAACTTTCTACTACTCTTATTTTACGATCTCGTACAGGTATTACATTAACACCGGATGGCGAGGAATTTTTACCGTTTATTAAGAATATATGTAATTCACATAGAGAATTGCTAGAAAAGCAAAAGGAGATGAAAGGTCTACAAAGTGGACTGATTCGAATTGGCACTTTTTCTAGTGTTTCATGTAATTGGCTACCAGGACTGATGAAAGATTTTAAGGAACAATACCCAAATGTGCATTTTGAATTACATCAGGGTGGCTATACAAGTATCTCTGATTGGATTAAAGAAGGAACCGTGGACTTTGGCTTTGTAAATCCAGAGGCCGTATCAAAGCTAACGACGATTCCTTTGCAAGAAGATGAAATGCTAGCTGTATTGCCCAAAAAACATCGTTTATCAACGCAAACAATCGTCTCGTTGAAAGATTTAACTAAAGAACCTTTTATTCTTTTAGATGAGATAGGACTAAGTGAACCATTAACGGTTTTTCAACAAAACAAACTAGAACCCAATATCCAATTCCGGGTCTATGATGATTTTGCGATTATGTCCATGATTGAAAAAGGACTTGGCATTTCGATTTTACCGAAACTTGTCCTAAGTAGATGTCCGTATAATATTGAAACGAAAGCAATCTCTCCATCAGTTGCCCGTACAATTAGTTTGGCATACAAGGATAAAAAGGTATTGCCGATAGCAAGTAGATATTTTATTGACTTTATTATTGAAAGGTATAGTACGGCTTAA
- a CDS encoding recombinase family protein, with product MRKIGYIRVSSTSQNPSRQFQQLNEIGMDMIFEEKVSGATKDREQLQKMLEDLREGDIVYVTDLTRITRSTQDLFELIDIIRSKKSSLKSIKDSWLDLSEDNPYSQFLITVMAGVNQLERDLIRMRQREGIDLAKKEGKFKGRLKKYHKNHAGMNYAVKLYKEGGMTVKQICEITNVSRASLYRKLSEGKQ from the coding sequence TTGCGAAAAATCGGTTATATACGTGTCAGTTCAACTAGTCAAAATCCTTCAAGACAATTTCAGCAGCTCAACGAAATAGGAATGGATATGATTTTTGAGGAAAAAGTCTCCGGAGCAACAAAGGATCGTGAACAACTTCAAAAAATGTTAGAGGATTTACGGGAAGGTGACATTGTTTATGTTACAGATCTAACTCGGATCACTCGAAGTACGCAGGATTTATTTGAATTGATTGATATAATACGAAGTAAAAAGTCAAGCCTAAAATCAATCAAGGATTCATGGCTAGATCTATCAGAGGATAATCCATACAGTCAATTCTTAATTACAGTAATGGCTGGTGTTAACCAATTAGAGCGAGATCTTATTCGTATGCGTCAACGTGAAGGAATTGATCTGGCTAAGAAAGAAGGCAAGTTTAAAGGCCGGTTAAAGAAATATCATAAAAATCACGCAGGAATGAATTATGCAGTAAAGCTATATAAAGAAGGAGGGATGACTGTAAAACAAATTTGTGAAATTACAAATGTGTCTAGGGCTTCTTTATATAGAAAGCTGTCGGAAGGGAAACAATAA
- a CDS encoding Tn3 family transposase, protein MKIARGRELLTPEQRQALMQIPGDEWVLGTYYTFTKRDLEIINKRRREENRLGFAVQLAVLRHPGWPYTHIKNIPDSVIHYISKQIGATPSSLSLYPQRENTLWDHLKEIRSEYDFVTFTLKEYRMTFKHLHQLALENGDAIHLLHECIDLLRKNKIILPAITTLERMVWEARAMAEKKLFNTVSQSLTNEQKVKLEEIITSQHPSESNKTLLGWLKEPPGHPSPETFLKVIERLEYIRGIELETVKISHLHRNRLLQLSRLGSRYEPYAFRDFQENKRYSILTVYLLHLTQELTDKAFEIHDRQILSLLSKGRKAQEEIQKQNGKKLNEKVIHFTNIGQALIKAKQEKLDVFEVLESVIEWNSFVSSVEEAQELARPADYDYLDLLQKRFYSLRRYTPTLLRVLEFHSTKANEPLLQAVEIIRGMNESGKRKVPDDSPVDFISKRWKKHLYEDDGTTINRHYYEMAVLTELREHVRAGDVSIVGSRQYRDFEEYLFSEDTWNQTKENTRVSVSLSFEDYMSERTSSLNERLNWLAANYNKLDGVSLEKGKLSLARLEKDVPEEAKKFSASLYQMLPRIKLTDLLMDVAHITGFHEQFTHASNNRKPDKEETIIIMAALLGMGMNIGLSKMAEATPGLTYKQLANVSQWRMYEDAMNKAQAVLVNFHHKLQLSSYWGDGTTSSSDGMRMQLGVSSLHADANPHYGTGKGATIYRFTSDQFSSYYTKIIHTNSRDAIHVLDGLLHHETDLNIEEHYTDTAGYTDQIFGLTHLLRFKFAPRIRDLSDSKLFTIDKASEYPKQEAILRGQINTKVIGENYEDVLRLAHSIREGTVSASLIMGKLGSYSRQNSLATALREMGRIEKTIFILNYISDESLRRKIQRGLNKGEAMNGLARAIFFGKQGELRERTIQHQLQRASALNIIINAISIWNTLHLTTAVEYKKRTGSFNEDLLHHMSPLGWEHINLLGEYHFNSEKVVSLDSLRPLKLS, encoded by the coding sequence ATGAAAATTGCGAGAGGTAGGGAATTGCTTACACCAGAACAGAGACAGGCCCTTATGCAAATTCCTGGAGATGAGTGGGTGCTTGGAACCTACTATACTTTTACCAAACGAGATTTAGAAATTATAAATAAACGAAGGAGAGAAGAAAACCGTTTAGGGTTCGCCGTTCAATTAGCCGTTCTTCGGCATCCCGGTTGGCCATATACTCATATCAAAAACATCCCAGATTCAGTCATACATTATATATCGAAACAAATCGGTGCCACTCCATCTTCACTTAGTCTTTATCCTCAAAGAGAAAATACACTTTGGGATCATTTGAAAGAAATTCGAAGTGAATACGATTTTGTAACTTTTACCCTAAAAGAATATCGAATGACATTTAAGCATCTTCATCAATTAGCTTTGGAAAATGGTGATGCCATTCATCTACTACATGAATGTATCGACCTCCTAAGAAAAAACAAAATCATACTGCCTGCTATCACTACACTTGAGAGAATGGTGTGGGAGGCAAGAGCAATGGCCGAAAAGAAGCTATTTAATACGGTTAGTCAGTCCCTAACAAATGAGCAAAAAGTAAAACTTGAAGAGATCATTACTTCGCAGCATCCATCCGAATCCAATAAAACGTTATTGGGTTGGTTAAAGGAACCACCGGGTCATCCTTCACCCGAAACATTTCTGAAAGTAATAGAACGACTCGAATACATACGGGGAATAGAATTAGAGACGGTAAAAATTAGCCATTTGCATCGCAACCGCCTATTACAGCTATCCCGTTTAGGTTCAAGATATGAGCCTTATGCATTCCGTGACTTCCAAGAAAATAAACGTTATTCGATATTAACCGTCTATTTATTACATCTTACTCAGGAGTTAACTGATAAAGCTTTTGAAATTCATGACAGACAAATACTCAGTTTGTTATCAAAAGGTCGTAAGGCTCAAGAGGAAATTCAGAAACAAAACGGTAAAAAGTTGAATGAGAAAGTTATACACTTTACGAACATCGGACAAGCTTTAATCAAGGCAAAACAGGAAAAATTAGACGTTTTTGAGGTTTTAGAATCCGTTATTGAATGGAATTCTTTTGTCTCTTCGGTGGAAGAAGCTCAAGAGCTTGCCCGTCCTGCCGACTATGATTATTTAGACTTACTGCAAAAAAGATTTTATTCACTTAGAAGATATACGCCAACGCTTTTAAGGGTATTGGAATTTCATTCTACAAAGGCAAATGAGCCACTTTTACAAGCTGTTGAGATTATCCGAGGAATGAACGAATCCGGAAAGCGAAAAGTGCCTGACGACTCGCCTGTAGATTTTATTTCAAAACGTTGGAAAAAGCATTTATACGAGGATGATGGTACAACAATCAATCGTCATTACTATGAAATGGCTGTTTTAACAGAACTTCGGGAGCATGTTCGGGCAGGAGATGTTTCCATTGTTGGCAGCAGACAATATAGAGATTTTGAGGAATATTTGTTTTCAGAAGATACATGGAATCAAACGAAGGAAAATACGAGAGTATCAGTTAGTTTATCATTCGAAGATTATATGTCGGAGAGAACCAGCAGCCTTAACGAAAGGTTAAATTGGTTAGCTGCCAATTACAACAAATTAGACGGGGTTTCTCTTGAAAAAGGAAAGCTGTCACTTGCACGCTTAGAAAAAGATGTTCCAGAAGAAGCAAAAAAGTTTAGTGCAAGCCTTTATCAAATGCTGCCAAGAATAAAATTAACTGATTTACTCATGGATGTTGCTCATATAACAGGATTTCATGAGCAATTCACTCATGCTTCCAATAATAGAAAACCGGATAAAGAAGAAACAATCATTATCATGGCTGCCCTTTTAGGAATGGGAATGAATATTGGATTGAGCAAGATGGCTGAAGCAACACCCGGACTTACATATAAACAATTAGCCAATGTATCTCAATGGCGCATGTATGAAGATGCCATGAATAAAGCTCAAGCTGTATTAGTAAATTTTCATCACAAATTACAATTATCTTCCTATTGGGGGGACGGTACAACATCTTCGTCAGATGGTATGAGAATGCAGCTAGGTGTCTCATCATTACATGCAGATGCAAATCCACATTATGGAACCGGAAAAGGAGCCACCATCTATCGATTTACGAGTGACCAATTCTCTTCTTACTACACAAAGATTATTCATACAAATTCAAGGGATGCGATTCATGTTTTGGATGGTTTGTTGCACCATGAAACGGATCTAAACATAGAAGAGCATTATACAGACACGGCCGGTTATACAGATCAAATCTTCGGATTAACTCATTTATTAAGATTTAAATTTGCTCCAAGAATAAGAGATTTATCGGACTCAAAATTATTTACAATAGATAAAGCAAGTGAGTATCCAAAGCAAGAAGCTATTTTACGTGGGCAGATAAATACAAAGGTCATTGGAGAAAATTATGAGGATGTTTTGCGATTAGCCCATTCAATAAGAGAAGGAACAGTCTCAGCATCCCTAATTATGGGGAAGTTAGGTTCTTATTCAAGACAAAATAGCTTAGCTACAGCCTTACGTGAGATGGGAAGAATCGAAAAAACAATCTTTATTCTGAATTACATTTCGGATGAATCGCTAAGAAGAAAAATACAAAGAGGATTGAATAAAGGAGAAGCCATGAATGGACTGGCAAGAGCTATATTCTTCGGAAAACAAGGAGAGCTTAGGGAACGAACCATACAGCATCAATTGCAAAGAGCCAGTGCTTTAAACATAATTATCAATGCTATAAGTATTTGGAATACTCTCCACCTAACAACAGCAGTTGAATATAAAAAACGGACAGGTAGTTTTAATGAAGATTTGTTACACCATATGTCGCCCTTAGGTTGGGAACATATTAATTTACTAGGAGAATACCATTTTAACTCAGAGAAAGTAGTCTCATTAGATTCTTTAAGACCACTGAAACTTTCTTAA